Proteins encoded by one window of Cyanobium sp. NS01:
- a CDS encoding sulfotransferase codes for MNFLSRSSEGVLLVATGRRHRNEAITAVPRIRPWLGGRPLWLLTDKPARVPAAAFDRVMPHPDPRRTYRDKITALLRLPFRRTLFLDSDVELLAPLDDVFKLLDVVDLVGCHAPVRSFQWRDPQVPEGVCELNSGVLALRSGRAQHRLVRRWLTTYDEVGVEVDQAALRSALWWAMQRGLRSWVLPPEYNLRTTKPWIAGAGMAVKVVHGRIPDSMRAPLAGYLNKDPSRFRASSAFPTGQNTAVAPWPPVAPQRLFVLGAGRSGTSLLAGLFRRSGLFMGEASPYKPRAANPLGFFEDREVNAINEDLLGPLVPPPLGEGQRWLASLPSSARVAITPELRRRIRTLLSRGPFCFKDPRFCYTLDAWIQELPEQERDQVQCLCVFRHPSVVVASILKEIGSAPYLEGLQLTAEQVLQVWEAHYQAVLKRQRSQGRWLFIHYEELLQPTGLARLEAFTGLELDHSIVDLSLRRSEAHIEATPTSLRLYRTLLDLAKCEEP; via the coding sequence ATGAACTTCCTGTCCAGGTCCTCCGAAGGGGTGTTGCTGGTGGCCACAGGGCGCCGCCACCGTAACGAAGCCATCACAGCCGTTCCCCGGATCCGCCCCTGGCTCGGGGGCAGACCGCTGTGGCTGCTGACCGACAAACCCGCTCGCGTTCCGGCGGCTGCCTTCGATCGGGTCATGCCCCATCCCGATCCGCGCCGGACCTATCGCGACAAGATCACGGCCCTCCTCCGGCTGCCCTTTCGTCGCACCCTCTTCCTCGACAGCGACGTTGAGCTGCTGGCCCCGCTTGACGATGTGTTCAAGCTGCTGGACGTGGTGGACCTGGTGGGATGCCATGCTCCGGTGCGCAGTTTCCAGTGGCGTGATCCCCAGGTGCCTGAGGGTGTCTGTGAGCTCAACAGCGGCGTTCTGGCCCTCCGCAGCGGACGGGCCCAGCACCGACTGGTGCGACGCTGGCTCACCACCTACGATGAAGTAGGCGTGGAGGTTGACCAGGCCGCCCTGCGTTCAGCTCTCTGGTGGGCCATGCAGCGCGGCCTGCGCAGCTGGGTGCTACCACCGGAATACAACCTGCGCACCACCAAACCCTGGATCGCCGGCGCGGGAATGGCCGTGAAGGTGGTGCATGGCCGCATCCCTGACAGCATGCGCGCGCCCCTCGCCGGCTATCTCAACAAAGACCCCAGCCGCTTCCGGGCCAGCAGCGCCTTCCCCACTGGCCAGAACACCGCTGTGGCGCCCTGGCCCCCAGTTGCCCCCCAGCGCCTCTTTGTCCTCGGGGCCGGGCGCAGCGGCACCAGCCTCCTGGCGGGGCTGTTCCGGAGGAGCGGCCTGTTCATGGGTGAGGCCTCCCCCTACAAACCCCGTGCGGCCAACCCCTTGGGCTTCTTTGAAGACAGGGAAGTGAACGCCATCAATGAAGACCTCCTGGGCCCGCTGGTGCCCCCACCGCTTGGGGAAGGGCAACGTTGGCTGGCAAGCCTGCCCAGCTCGGCCCGGGTGGCGATCACGCCCGAGCTACGTCGCCGCATCCGCACGCTCCTGTCACGCGGCCCCTTCTGCTTCAAGGATCCTCGCTTCTGCTACACCCTGGATGCTTGGATCCAGGAGCTCCCGGAGCAGGAGCGTGATCAGGTGCAGTGTCTCTGTGTGTTTCGCCATCCCTCGGTGGTGGTGGCGAGCATATTGAAGGAAATTGGCTCGGCCCCCTATCTCGAGGGTCTGCAGCTCACCGCAGAGCAGGTCCTGCAGGTCTGGGAGGCCCACTACCAGGCCGTGCTCAAGCGACAACGGAGCCAGGGGCGGTGGCTGTTCATCCACTACGAGGAGTTGCTGCAGCCCACGGGGCTGGCTCGGCTGGAGGCCTTCACGGGCCTGGAGCTCGACCACAGCATCGTTGACCTCAGCCTGCGTCGCAGTGAAGCCCATATTGAGGCCACGCCGACTTCCCTGAGGTTGTACCGAACCCTGCTGGATCTGGCCAAGTGCGAAGAGCCATGA
- a CDS encoding sulfotransferase family protein has translation MSRAKVFGIGLNKTGTTTLGVCLSRLGYRHCSFDLSLLEQVRHGDLKGLRAVVDRHDSFEDWPYPMVFEQLDHLYPGSRFILTRRRSARAWLRSLQEHSLRTDPAIGSRSRTLAYGWPYPQLNPRAHLSLYRAHLLRVRHYFRQRPQDLLEVCWEEQASWAPLCSFLGQPLPGVPFPHANPGCCGSRQRLLHNQELIRRGFDDALGDDVALP, from the coding sequence ATGAGCCGAGCCAAAGTGTTTGGCATCGGCCTGAACAAGACCGGCACCACAACGCTGGGGGTCTGTCTCAGCCGCCTTGGGTATCGGCACTGCAGCTTCGATCTCAGCCTGCTGGAGCAAGTTCGTCATGGTGACTTGAAAGGATTGCGAGCTGTGGTGGATCGTCACGACTCCTTCGAAGACTGGCCCTACCCGATGGTGTTCGAGCAGCTCGACCACCTCTATCCAGGCAGTCGGTTCATCCTCACCAGGCGACGCTCAGCACGGGCTTGGCTTCGAAGCCTCCAGGAGCACAGCCTGCGCACCGATCCCGCCATCGGCTCCCGCTCCCGCACCCTGGCCTACGGCTGGCCCTATCCCCAGCTGAATCCACGTGCCCACCTGAGCCTCTATCGGGCCCACCTCCTCCGGGTGCGTCATTACTTTCGGCAGCGTCCCCAAGACCTGCTGGAGGTGTGCTGGGAGGAGCAGGCCAGCTGGGCTCCACTCTGCTCCTTTCTCGGGCAGCCACTGCCGGGGGTACCGTTTCCGCACGCCAACCCTGGCTGCTGCGGCAGTAGGCAGCGACTGCTGCATAATCAAGAGTTAATCCGTCGGGGATTTGACGATGCGCTTGGTGATGACGTTGCTCTGCCGTGA
- a CDS encoding exo-alpha-sialidase codes for MWALLEPAGLQNHAAQLAWLTPGTLACVWMAGDREGTAGMSVYLSVLRPRSSSWSSPRLISQDPIRSEQNPLLFIAEGQLRLIHTAQHCRRPSDPAEPDRPFSMQWTASLRVQSRAPRGRRWCPAADLIDQPAFCRHQPHRRPDGRWLLPIYRCLEQGQAFGSDLSEVLLLEPDGRFSGTVVPVPESTGRVHGSIVASADGASLLQFFRSRLADRIYCSRSTADGLCWSAPQPTSLPNNNSSIQALRLASGRLAMIFNRCSEETEPAAPERWGQARWGCPRWPLTVALSNDDGHSWPWMRDIDCGEGFCGEANRLCNTNAAYPTIVEGQPGELHIAYSWGDRFAIRYLCLSEQAILGVQEPA; via the coding sequence TTGTGGGCCCTGCTCGAGCCAGCTGGTCTCCAGAACCACGCAGCTCAGCTGGCCTGGCTTACCCCTGGCACCCTGGCCTGCGTCTGGATGGCGGGAGATCGAGAAGGAACTGCGGGAATGAGCGTCTACCTCTCCGTCCTCCGTCCTCGATCATCCTCGTGGAGTTCTCCTCGGCTGATTTCCCAGGATCCCATCCGTTCAGAACAGAATCCTCTGCTGTTCATAGCCGAGGGGCAACTGAGGCTGATTCATACCGCCCAGCATTGCCGCAGGCCTTCTGATCCCGCAGAGCCTGATCGTCCCTTCTCCATGCAGTGGACGGCGAGCCTGCGCGTTCAGTCGCGCGCCCCCCGCGGCCGTCGCTGGTGCCCGGCCGCCGATCTCATCGATCAGCCCGCCTTCTGCCGCCATCAGCCCCATCGCCGCCCCGATGGGCGCTGGCTGCTGCCGATCTACCGTTGCCTGGAGCAGGGCCAGGCCTTCGGCTCTGATCTCTCCGAGGTGCTCCTGTTGGAGCCGGATGGCCGGTTCAGCGGCACTGTCGTGCCCGTACCCGAAAGCACCGGCCGGGTGCATGGATCGATCGTGGCCAGTGCCGATGGAGCCTCCCTGCTTCAGTTCTTCCGCAGCCGGCTGGCCGATCGCATCTACTGCTCCAGGAGCACGGCCGATGGCCTGTGCTGGAGCGCACCCCAACCCACCAGCCTGCCCAACAACAACAGCTCGATTCAGGCCCTGCGGCTTGCCAGCGGCCGGCTGGCGATGATCTTCAACCGTTGCTCGGAGGAAACGGAGCCGGCAGCGCCGGAGCGCTGGGGGCAAGCGCGATGGGGATGCCCACGCTGGCCACTCACTGTGGCTCTCAGCAACGACGACGGCCACAGCTGGCCCTGGATGCGGGATATCGACTGCGGTGAGGGTTTCTGTGGCGAGGCCAACCGGCTCTGTAATACAAATGCAGCCTACCCAACGATTGTGGAGGGCCAGCCAGGCGAACTCCACATCGCCTATTCCTGGGGCGATCGGTTTGCCATCCGCTACCTGTGCCTCTCCGAGCAGGCGATCCTCGGCGTGCAGGAGCCTGCATGA
- a CDS encoding sulfotransferase, with the protein MYPQLLLITQLHRSGGTLFSQLLDGHSGIQAHPHELFIGKPQKWNWPKLAKLLNSPEPLFESLQEDKIAAIGRQGVFIKPGSNLEAGKQDVSFTYSLTEHRQRFVELYSKAPVKTQRFAIQIYFHTFFASWPEHHSSGHERYMSCFLPHLILHSDSLQRLFADFPDVMLVSLLRRPDSWIASLVNHISLSLADTETVQKHLERWRFSVKAILSLHRNPATYSFTTTYEALVSDPRVELQRFCALAGLPFEPIMLTPTVGGCPVLPNSSYSRAEHGVNQASLRPQQPMPTSVQQILQEVYLPVYVQAVTQLGMDPLDLDLAS; encoded by the coding sequence ATGTACCCCCAACTCCTCCTGATTACCCAATTGCATCGCAGCGGGGGTACTTTATTTTCGCAGCTTTTAGATGGCCACTCTGGTATTCAGGCCCACCCGCACGAACTGTTCATCGGGAAGCCCCAGAAGTGGAATTGGCCCAAGCTAGCTAAACTCCTCAACTCACCTGAGCCACTCTTTGAATCGCTTCAGGAAGACAAGATTGCTGCCATCGGCAGGCAGGGTGTCTTTATCAAGCCAGGCAGCAATCTCGAGGCTGGCAAGCAAGATGTTTCGTTTACCTACAGTCTCACGGAGCACCGCCAACGGTTCGTAGAGCTCTACTCCAAAGCTCCAGTGAAGACGCAGCGCTTTGCCATCCAGATCTATTTCCATACTTTCTTCGCCTCATGGCCTGAGCATCACAGCTCGGGCCATGAGCGTTATATGTCTTGCTTTTTGCCTCACCTCATCCTGCATTCCGATTCCCTGCAGCGATTATTCGCTGATTTTCCGGACGTCATGTTGGTGAGTCTCCTGAGGCGTCCAGACTCCTGGATCGCCTCTCTAGTGAATCATATTTCACTCAGCCTTGCTGATACTGAGACTGTACAGAAGCATCTTGAGCGTTGGCGGTTCTCTGTCAAAGCCATCCTGTCTTTGCATCGGAATCCAGCCACCTATAGCTTCACCACCACCTACGAAGCTCTCGTATCTGATCCCAGAGTAGAGCTTCAACGCTTCTGCGCCTTGGCTGGCCTTCCCTTTGAACCCATCATGCTCACTCCAACGGTCGGCGGATGTCCCGTGCTGCCCAATTCCAGTTACAGCCGCGCTGAACACGGAGTGAACCAAGCTTCCCTGCGGCCACAGCAGCCCATGCCAACCTCTGTCCAGCAGATCCTGCAGGAAGTCTACCTTCCGGTCTATGTCCAAGCCGTCACCCAGCTCGGCATGGATCCCTTAGACCTCGACCTTGCCTCCTGA